One region of Arcobacter sp. CECT 8983 genomic DNA includes:
- the fdhD gene encoding formate dehydrogenase accessory sulfurtransferase FdhD: MDNTKYLKTVVIDKLIENEATEIEDVTIEESRLNLYLNGEKTISMMCIPKDQDAHAIGFLMSENVISGIEDIESLEVSEDGLRVDVKAKIDENSLQNLYKEKTLTSGCGGGVTGTADGNLEIPFNQTAFNIKPKTILDEIKIFYRESELYNLTGCVHKAMIYLLDGTTVTAEDIGRHNAIDKAIGRCKLQGLETKKSVLFVSGRLSSEMVTKAVMHRIPIIVSRTAPTYLGVQTAHKHGITLIGFARGKKMNIYTHSGRVLGV, encoded by the coding sequence ATGGACAACACAAAATATTTAAAAACAGTAGTAATAGACAAACTTATAGAAAATGAAGCAACTGAAATTGAAGATGTGACAATAGAAGAATCACGTCTAAATTTGTATTTAAATGGAGAAAAAACCATATCTATGATGTGTATTCCAAAAGATCAAGATGCCCATGCAATTGGTTTTTTAATGAGTGAGAATGTTATCTCAGGAATTGAAGATATTGAAAGCCTTGAAGTAAGTGAAGATGGTTTAAGAGTTGATGTTAAAGCGAAGATTGATGAAAACTCTTTACAAAATCTTTATAAAGAAAAAACACTTACAAGTGGTTGTGGAGGTGGAGTTACTGGAACTGCCGATGGTAACCTTGAAATTCCTTTTAATCAAACAGCTTTTAATATCAAGCCTAAAACAATTTTAGATGAGATTAAAATATTTTATAGAGAGAGCGAACTTTATAATTTAACTGGTTGTGTACATAAAGCAATGATTTATTTACTTGATGGAACAACAGTTACAGCAGAAGATATTGGAAGACATAATGCAATAGATAAAGCTATTGGTAGATGTAAACTTCAAGGATTAGAAACTAAAAAATCTGTACTTTTTGTATCTGGAAGATTAAGTTCAGAAATGGTTACAAAAGCAGTTATGCATAGAATCCCAATAATTGTTTCAAGAACAGCTCCTACATATTTAGGAGTTCAAACAGCACATAAACATGGAATTACTCTTATTGGTTTTGCAAGAGGTAAGAAAATGAATATCTATACACACTCTGGTAGAGTACTAGGAGTGTAG
- a CDS encoding ModE family transcriptional regulator, which produces MGKLQNIINLDETQKELILSNLDDNGRLSCLKAFKVARLIGVKPIEMSDACKSINVKITNCELGVFGKIKFQNAESAIYSKIKQNFTQDSDVSCKTLWYIAQESSLRRVGNTVKNSDVEVTNCQLGCFRERKGHREIKS; this is translated from the coding sequence ATGGGTAAACTTCAAAATATAATCAATCTTGATGAAACACAAAAAGAACTTATCTTATCAAATTTAGATGATAATGGAAGACTATCTTGTCTAAAGGCTTTTAAAGTGGCAAGACTAATTGGGGTAAAACCAATTGAAATGTCAGATGCTTGTAAAAGTATAAATGTAAAGATTACAAATTGTGAACTTGGAGTTTTTGGAAAAATTAAATTTCAAAATGCAGAGAGTGCAATTTATAGCAAAATTAAACAAAACTTTACACAGGATAGTGATGTTTCTTGTAAAACCTTATGGTATATAGCGCAAGAAAGTAGTTTAAGAAGAGTGGGCAATACAGTGAAAAACAGTGATGTAGAAGTAACAAATTGTCAATTAGGATGTTTTAGAGAAAGAAAGGGGCATCGTGAAATCAAAAGTTAA
- a CDS encoding winged helix-turn-helix domain-containing protein, whose product MKSKVKIWIEDNEHNLIFGGGKTQILELIDETGSISEASKRAGMNYKKAWSHIKVLQEYIDDELVIVTKGRNSGGTTLTPKAKELVKNFKKLNEEVSKYSEEKFKELFLKKENIIQCSKENEDV is encoded by the coding sequence GTGAAATCAAAAGTTAAAATTTGGATAGAAGACAATGAACATAATCTTATTTTTGGTGGTGGAAAAACTCAGATACTAGAATTAATTGATGAAACAGGTTCAATATCTGAAGCCTCAAAAAGAGCAGGAATGAATTATAAAAAAGCTTGGTCACATATAAAAGTTTTACAAGAATATATAGATGATGAGCTAGTAATTGTTACAAAAGGAAGAAATTCAGGGGGAACAACTTTAACTCCAAAGGCTAAAGAGTTAGTAAAAAACTTTAAAAAGTTAAATGAAGAGGTTAGTAAATATTCAGAAGAAAAATTCAAAGAGCTTTTCTTAAAAAAAGAGAACATTATTCAATGTTCAAAAGAGAATGAAGATGTATAA
- a CDS encoding cysteine desulfurase: MYKLNFIQYPSVNKIEVDKTLSLQALKDNDEAQVVIEDFKKRFNFKSLNSFSFSEDGFLSLMIKLGGKIIVSKGESQAIVDAAKKYKDLGFDIEFISLKKNGQLNYDEIKNCDYAFISSYIMDTYVKVDLQKVKELSGAKIISNVSATLDVSFCDIAIFDAYKLTGFSFSSILLHNEVLEEQYLALIDITSIVTILKAVENFTIKTNYKKDFQIALEEELNEDIYFFVDSNETLEYTLHFGLKGIKAREIIRSLALGGILVTNGEGCSLGLSKPSRVLSEMGYEELETRWALSLSFKDELTSDEINLIVKAIGKKYRQIKRLG, from the coding sequence ATGTATAAATTAAATTTTATTCAATATCCAAGCGTAAATAAAATAGAAGTTGATAAAACACTTTCTTTACAAGCTTTAAAAGATAATGATGAAGCACAAGTTGTTATAGAGGATTTTAAAAAGAGATTTAATTTTAAATCTTTAAACTCATTCTCTTTTTCTGAAGATGGTTTTTTAAGTCTAATGATAAAACTTGGTGGAAAAATTATTGTTTCTAAAGGTGAAAGTCAAGCAATAGTTGATGCAGCAAAAAAATACAAAGATTTAGGTTTTGATATTGAATTTATTTCATTAAAGAAAAATGGTCAATTAAATTATGATGAGATTAAAAATTGTGATTATGCTTTTATCTCTTCATATATCATGGATACTTATGTAAAAGTAGATTTACAAAAAGTAAAAGAGTTATCAGGGGCAAAAATTATTTCAAATGTAAGTGCAACTTTAGATGTAAGTTTTTGTGATATTGCAATATTTGATGCATATAAACTTACTGGTTTTTCTTTTTCTTCAATTCTTTTACATAATGAAGTTTTAGAAGAACAATATTTAGCACTTATTGATATTACTTCTATTGTAACTATTTTAAAAGCAGTTGAAAACTTTACTATCAAAACTAATTATAAAAAAGATTTCCAAATAGCTTTAGAAGAAGAGTTAAACGAAGATATTTACTTCTTTGTTGATTCGAATGAAACTTTAGAATATACACTTCATTTTGGTTTAAAAGGTATCAAAGCTAGGGAAATAATTCGTTCTTTAGCTTTAGGTGGAATTTTAGTTACAAATGGAGAAGGGTGTTCTTTAGGTTTATCAAAGCCATCAAGAGTTTTAAGTGAAATGGGCTACGAAGAGCTTGAAACTAGATGGGCTTTAAGCTTAAGTTTCAAAGATGAATTAACAAGTGATGAAATTAATTTAATAGTAAAAGCAATAGGCAAAAAATATAGACAAATAAAAAGGTTAGGCTAA
- a CDS encoding molybdopterin molybdotransferase MoeA, whose protein sequence is MKKTFLDFNIAIQKALENATVTKFTEVVSIDEALGRVLAKDIACVKNLPSFNNSAMDGFAIKASDAGKSLKVKKVIFAGQSVDACLQEGECYKIMTGAKVPSDVDTIIPIEDVVSFEENIVTIKEEVKKGSSLRLKGEEKALGELLFEKADVITSSKVAVLASQGIVKVEVYKKLSIAVVSTGNELKEPWEEAKEDEIYNCNSYALISFLQEKGFKAVYSGLVPDNLEESIEFVKDLSTYDVVITTGGISMGDADFIGKAFLENELETIFHGVNIKPGRPIMMGKMKNTFVMCLPGNPLTALVNMHLFAIPVLNKIQGSSLIYHDVTIAKNQEEFKTKAGRVNVVLGTCEKGEYKVTKKNKYGSGMITVLDESNCILVTDESTVLQSVGDSVKVIKFNCSYLKEQTNIFN, encoded by the coding sequence ATGAAGAAAACATTTTTAGATTTTAATATAGCAATCCAAAAAGCATTAGAAAATGCAACAGTAACAAAATTTACTGAAGTAGTTAGTATTGATGAAGCATTAGGAAGAGTTCTAGCTAAGGATATAGCTTGTGTTAAAAATCTTCCATCTTTTAATAACTCAGCAATGGATGGTTTTGCAATAAAAGCAAGTGATGCAGGAAAATCATTAAAAGTAAAAAAAGTGATATTTGCAGGACAATCAGTTGATGCTTGTTTACAAGAGGGTGAGTGCTATAAGATTATGACAGGAGCAAAGGTTCCAAGTGATGTAGATACAATTATTCCTATTGAAGATGTAGTATCTTTTGAAGAAAATATAGTAACTATTAAAGAAGAAGTAAAAAAAGGTTCTTCTTTAAGACTTAAAGGTGAAGAAAAAGCTTTAGGTGAACTACTTTTTGAAAAAGCTGACGTTATAACTTCAAGTAAAGTTGCAGTGCTAGCTTCTCAAGGAATTGTTAAAGTTGAAGTATATAAAAAACTATCAATTGCAGTTGTTTCAACAGGAAATGAATTAAAAGAGCCTTGGGAAGAAGCAAAGGAAGATGAAATTTATAACTGTAACTCTTATGCTCTTATTTCTTTTTTACAAGAAAAAGGTTTCAAAGCAGTATATTCAGGTTTAGTTCCTGATAATTTAGAAGAGTCAATTGAGTTTGTAAAAGATTTATCAACTTATGATGTTGTTATCACAACTGGTGGTATTTCTATGGGTGATGCTGATTTTATAGGAAAAGCCTTTTTAGAAAATGAATTAGAAACAATTTTTCATGGAGTAAATATAAAACCAGGTCGTCCAATTATGATGGGTAAAATGAAAAATACTTTTGTAATGTGTCTTCCAGGAAACCCTCTTACAGCATTGGTAAATATGCATCTTTTTGCTATTCCAGTTTTAAATAAAATTCAAGGTAGTAGCTTAATTTATCATGATGTGACAATAGCTAAAAATCAAGAAGAGTTTAAAACAAAAGCAGGACGAGTAAATGTAGTACTAGGAACTTGTGAAAAAGGAGAATATAAAGTAACTAAAAAAAATAAATATGGCTCAGGAATGATTACTGTACTTGATGAGAGTAATTGTATTCTTGTAACAGACGAAAGTACGGTACTACAAAGTGTAGGTGATAGTGTAAAAGTAATCAAGTTCAATTGTTCATACTTAAAAGAACAAACAAATATATTTAATTAA
- the wtpA gene encoding tungstate ABC transporter substrate-binding protein WtpA, translating to MKKTLLSLGLSAVLASALVAKEKIVVFHAGSLAVPFSEIEKEFEAKYPEYDVQREASGSRAAARKISEIGRAADVMASADYKVIDNLLVPNNAKFNAQFATNEMAIAFTPSSKYADEINSNNWPEIFLRDGVKVGHSNPNMDPCGYRSILVTKLAEEHYKIPGFYEKLFGYGQSYKVGEEDKNKVIVRPKETDLLGLIEANAYDYLYIYKSVAKQHGLKYITLPKEVSLKDNENAKFYKTAKFDIDGKKPGTFITKTGGAMVYGITVAQNKKSPANKEGAVKFVNFVLSEKGQEIMKKNGQGVISPAKITGDASIIGK from the coding sequence ATGAAGAAAACATTATTAAGTTTAGGATTAAGTGCAGTATTAGCATCAGCATTAGTTGCAAAAGAGAAAATTGTAGTATTTCACGCTGGAAGTTTAGCAGTTCCATTTTCTGAAATTGAAAAAGAGTTTGAAGCAAAATATCCAGAATATGATGTTCAAAGAGAAGCAAGTGGAAGTAGAGCAGCAGCTAGAAAAATATCAGAAATTGGTAGAGCAGCAGATGTTATGGCAAGTGCAGACTATAAGGTAATTGATAATTTATTAGTTCCTAATAATGCAAAATTTAATGCACAGTTTGCAACAAATGAGATGGCAATTGCTTTTACTCCAAGTTCAAAATATGCAGATGAAATTAATTCAAATAATTGGCCAGAAATCTTTTTAAGAGATGGTGTTAAAGTAGGTCATTCAAACCCAAATATGGACCCTTGTGGATATAGAAGTATTTTAGTTACAAAATTAGCAGAAGAGCATTATAAAATTCCAGGTTTTTATGAAAAACTATTTGGATATGGACAATCTTATAAAGTAGGTGAAGAAGATAAAAATAAAGTTATCGTAAGACCAAAAGAGACTGACCTTTTAGGTTTAATTGAAGCTAATGCATATGACTATTTATATATTTATAAATCAGTTGCCAAACAACATGGATTAAAATATATTACTTTACCTAAAGAAGTTTCTTTAAAAGATAATGAAAATGCAAAATTCTATAAAACTGCAAAATTTGATATTGATGGTAAAAAACCAGGAACATTTATTACTAAAACTGGTGGAGCAATGGTTTATGGAATCACAGTAGCACAAAATAAAAAATCTCCTGCAAATAAAGAAGGAGCTGTTAAGTTTGTAAATTTTGTTTTATCTGAAAAAGGTCAAGAGATTATGAAGAAAAATGGGCAAGGAGTAATTTCTCCTGCAAAAATAACTGGTGATGCTTCAATTATAGGAAAGTAA
- a CDS encoding ABC transporter ATP-binding protein, which translates to MSYLQLDNLSSTIDNFVLDNVNLNIEENEYFVLLGQSGSGKTRLLETIAGLNDSTGKIIYKDKDISELHPEQREIGFVYQEFALFPNLNVEKNIKFSSKYKKVDNSKELFDDLVDFLKLGNLLKRDIENLSGGEKQRVAIARALFSRPKILLLDEPLSAIDPTFRNSIMKSLKDIHRRYDLTTIHVTHNFREASYLADKIAIIMNGEIQQVGKSEDVLNHPANIDVAKFLGFKNIFPSSLLGFSSSSKFFSVDPNMIHVSKKEKPNCDYTFIGTLEDCMGVVDHYKVFVNVENHQFFIKILKREYEGCYSNGGNRVFIGFDKKDIGFI; encoded by the coding sequence ATGAGCTATTTACAGTTAGATAATTTATCAAGCACAATAGATAATTTTGTGCTTGATAATGTGAATTTAAATATTGAAGAGAATGAATATTTTGTACTTTTAGGACAAAGTGGAAGTGGGAAAACAAGACTTCTAGAAACTATTGCTGGATTAAATGATAGTACTGGAAAGATAATATATAAAGATAAAGATATTTCAGAACTACATCCAGAGCAAAGGGAAATAGGTTTTGTGTATCAAGAGTTTGCACTTTTCCCTAATTTAAATGTAGAAAAAAATATTAAATTTTCATCTAAATATAAAAAGGTAGATAACTCAAAAGAGTTATTTGATGATTTAGTAGATTTTTTAAAACTTGGTAACTTATTAAAAAGAGATATTGAAAATTTAAGTGGAGGAGAAAAACAAAGAGTGGCAATAGCAAGAGCCTTGTTTTCAAGACCTAAAATTTTACTTTTGGATGAGCCTTTAAGTGCTATTGATCCAACTTTTAGAAACTCTATTATGAAAAGTTTAAAAGATATTCATAGAAGGTATGATTTAACAACTATTCATGTAACTCATAACTTTAGAGAGGCTTCTTATTTAGCTGATAAAATAGCAATTATTATGAATGGAGAAATCCAACAAGTAGGTAAAAGTGAAGATGTATTAAATCATCCTGCCAATATTGATGTAGCAAAGTTTTTAGGGTTTAAAAATATATTTCCTTCTTCTTTATTAGGCTTTTCTTCCTCATCAAAATTTTTCTCTGTTGATCCAAATATGATACATGTTTCTAAGAAAGAAAAACCAAATTGTGATTACACTTTTATAGGTACTTTAGAGGATTGTATGGGTGTTGTTGATCACTATAAAGTTTTTGTAAATGTTGAAAATCATCAATTTTTTATAAAAATATTAAAAAGAGAATATGAAGGTTGTTACTCAAATGGTGGAAATAGAGTATTTATCGGTTTTGATAAAAAAGATATAGGGTTTATTTAA
- a CDS encoding ABC transporter permease: MQKKSFIVLLIALAFIIVFFLSVPILKMFVGVGSDKLLETIKDGEVLASIWLTMKVSAWAMIFVLITGLPLAYIIARYNFPGRSLIESIIDIPIMIPHTAAGIALLTTFGDTFLGDFFKFFGIEFVGTEYGIMIAMMFLSAPFLINSAKDGFRKVDVKLEKVARTLGASPISVFFRITIPNAKKDIINGALMMWSRGLGEFGAVVILVYHPMTTPVLIFDRFNSYGLSFSAPVAAVIIAFSVVVFLAVRFVTSRLK; this comes from the coding sequence ATGCAAAAGAAATCATTTATAGTTTTATTAATTGCCTTGGCTTTTATTATCGTTTTTTTCTTAAGTGTACCAATTTTAAAAATGTTTGTAGGAGTTGGAAGCGATAAACTACTTGAAACAATAAAAGACGGTGAGGTTTTAGCTTCTATTTGGCTTACAATGAAAGTATCAGCTTGGGCAATGATTTTTGTTTTAATAACAGGACTTCCTTTAGCTTATATTATTGCAAGATATAACTTTCCTGGAAGAAGTTTAATTGAATCAATTATTGATATACCAATTATGATTCCTCATACAGCAGCAGGTATTGCTCTTCTTACAACTTTTGGAGATACTTTTTTAGGGGACTTCTTTAAGTTTTTTGGAATTGAGTTTGTAGGAACAGAATATGGAATTATGATTGCTATGATGTTTTTATCTGCTCCTTTTTTAATTAATAGTGCAAAAGATGGTTTTAGAAAAGTAGATGTAAAACTTGAAAAAGTAGCAAGAACTTTAGGTGCTAGTCCTATTTCTGTATTTTTTAGAATCACTATTCCCAATGCTAAAAAAGACATTATTAATGGAGCATTGATGATGTGGAGTAGAGGACTTGGAGAATTTGGTGCAGTAGTAATCTTAGTTTATCATCCAATGACTACACCAGTTTTGATTTTTGATAGATTTAATAGTTATGGATTAAGTTTCTCTGCACCAGTAGCAGCAGTTATTATAGCCTTTTCTGTTGTTGTATTTTTAGCAGTTAGGTTTGTAACTTCAAGGCTAAAATAA
- a CDS encoding substrate-binding domain-containing protein, which yields MKKTLLTLGLSAILASSLMAKDALMMATTTSTDNTGLLDYLAPKFEKDTGVTLKWVATGTGKALKMGGNCDVDILFVHAPASEKKFIATGYGVDRHQVMYNDFIVIGPKKDPASVSGMTPSEALQTIKDKNAKFFSRGDNSGTNKKELSLWNNAKVDTKEASSWYVQTGQGMLRTINMAAEKNGYTMTDRGTWIKYMSQKGDDNTMKVVVEGDKSLFNQYSVVSINKEKCSNVKPELAKKFTNWVVSPETQKTIADFRLLGQALFIPNADK from the coding sequence ATGAAAAAAACATTATTAACTTTAGGTTTATCGGCAATATTAGCATCATCACTTATGGCAAAAGATGCTTTAATGATGGCTACAACAACAAGTACTGATAATACAGGATTATTAGACTACTTAGCTCCAAAGTTTGAAAAAGATACAGGTGTTACTTTAAAGTGGGTTGCAACAGGAACTGGAAAAGCTTTAAAAATGGGTGGAAATTGTGATGTAGATATTTTATTTGTACACGCTCCTGCTTCTGAGAAAAAGTTTATTGCAACTGGATATGGTGTTGATAGACATCAAGTTATGTATAATGATTTTATTGTAATTGGACCTAAAAAAGATCCAGCTTCTGTATCTGGAATGACTCCAAGTGAAGCTTTACAAACAATCAAAGATAAAAACGCTAAGTTTTTCTCAAGAGGTGACAATTCTGGAACAAATAAAAAAGAACTTTCTTTATGGAATAATGCAAAAGTTGATACAAAAGAGGCTTCTTCTTGGTATGTTCAAACAGGTCAAGGTATGTTAAGAACTATTAATATGGCTGCTGAAAAAAATGGTTATACAATGACTGATAGAGGTACTTGGATTAAATATATGTCTCAAAAAGGTGATGATAACACTATGAAAGTAGTAGTTGAAGGAGATAAATCATTATTTAATCAATATTCTGTTGTATCAATTAACAAAGAAAAATGTTCAAATGTAAAACCAGAATTAGCTAAAAAATTCACTAACTGGGTTGTAAGTCCTGAAACTCAAAAAACAATTGCTGACTTTAGATTATTAGGTCAAGCACTATTTATTCCTAATGCAGATAAATAA
- a CDS encoding ABC transporter permease — MNLFTDGFQEAIQLLTSGNESVYSAITTTITVSSWSLLISLILGLPLGFLLGYYNFPGKAIVRTIVDTLLALPTVVIGLIAYTMLSQVGPLGSLGLLFSQEAIIMGQIVLGLPIIIALTAIQVEAVDKRLYVSLKGLGASSKQILIATLIEARFGLMTAAMTAYGRIITEIGISMMVGGNIKYHTRTVTTAIALETGKGEFVTGIALGLVLFVVALSVNIALSMLKRKWNQ; from the coding sequence ATGAATCTTTTTACGGATGGCTTTCAAGAAGCAATACAATTATTAACATCAGGTAATGAATCTGTTTATTCAGCAATTACAACTACAATAACTGTATCTTCTTGGTCTTTATTGATTAGTTTAATACTAGGTCTTCCACTAGGCTTCTTACTAGGGTATTATAATTTCCCTGGTAAGGCCATAGTAAGAACTATTGTCGATACTCTTTTAGCCCTTCCAACAGTTGTAATAGGTTTAATAGCATATACAATGTTATCTCAAGTAGGACCACTTGGTAGTTTAGGTTTACTCTTTTCTCAAGAAGCAATAATAATGGGGCAAATAGTATTAGGATTACCTATCATTATTGCTTTAACTGCAATACAAGTTGAAGCTGTAGATAAAAGACTTTATGTTTCTTTAAAAGGTTTAGGAGCAAGTTCTAAACAGATTTTAATAGCTACTTTAATTGAAGCAAGATTTGGACTTATGACAGCAGCAATGACTGCTTATGGAAGAATTATTACAGAAATTGGTATTTCTATGATGGTTGGTGGAAATATTAAATATCACACTAGAACTGTTACAACTGCAATTGCATTAGAAACAGGAAAAGGTGAGTTTGTTACTGGAATCGCACTTGGATTAGTTTTATTTGTAGTTGCTTTATCTGTAAATATTGCTTTATCTATGTTAAAAAGGAAGTGGAACCAATGA
- a CDS encoding energy-coupling factor ABC transporter ATP-binding protein produces the protein MSNIYELKNIEQYYDSKRVLNIEKLSLQRSQIIGFFGPNGSGKSTLFSLLSFINKQTKGEIIFNGIDNKHLPQELKQSVVMVPQNPYLLKRTVFENISYGLKLRKNIHNLEQKVQEALSLVGLDKTFANRKWSQLSGGEAQRVALAARLILKPKVLILDEPTTGVDTNSAQLIKEAILSTKQKWNTTILISSHDHNWLNHICDRKVALFQGHLVDSGNLNLLFAPWEKAEDDKLIKFFPDGQALKIENSESKKRDSVVMIESSAITIYRIDCKDLIKENTLIGVINSISHQNSNELLLVEFSIGGVSFNCKVDKKTMQEQRFFPSDRVYVNIDTNQVCWI, from the coding sequence ATGAGTAATATTTATGAATTAAAAAATATAGAACAATATTATGATTCAAAAAGAGTATTAAATATAGAAAAACTATCTTTACAGAGAAGTCAAATCATAGGTTTTTTTGGACCAAATGGAAGTGGTAAATCAACTCTTTTTTCTCTTTTATCCTTTATAAATAAACAAACAAAAGGAGAAATAATCTTTAATGGAATAGATAATAAACATTTACCACAAGAGTTAAAACAATCAGTAGTAATGGTTCCTCAAAACCCTTATTTACTAAAAAGAACAGTATTTGAAAATATATCATATGGATTAAAACTAAGAAAAAACATACATAATCTTGAACAAAAAGTACAAGAAGCATTGTCATTAGTTGGATTAGATAAAACTTTTGCAAATAGAAAATGGAGTCAACTCTCTGGAGGTGAAGCTCAAAGGGTAGCATTAGCAGCTAGACTTATATTGAAACCAAAAGTTTTAATCTTAGATGAACCTACAACAGGAGTTGATACAAACTCTGCACAACTTATAAAAGAAGCTATTTTAAGTACAAAACAAAAGTGGAACACAACAATACTTATTTCAAGTCATGATCACAATTGGCTTAATCATATTTGTGATAGAAAAGTAGCTCTTTTTCAAGGGCATTTAGTAGATAGTGGAAATCTTAATTTACTTTTTGCACCTTGGGAAAAAGCAGAAGATGATAAGTTAATTAAATTTTTCCCCGATGGACAAGCATTAAAAATAGAAAATAGTGAATCTAAAAAAAGAGATTCAGTTGTTATGATAGAGTCTAGTGCAATTACTATTTATAGAATAGATTGTAAGGATTTAATTAAAGAAAATACACTAATAGGTGTTATCAACTCAATATCACATCAAAATTCAAATGAACTCTTACTCGTAGAGTTTTCAATTGGAGGAGTATCATTTAATTGTAAAGTAGATAAAAAGACAATGCAAGAACAAAGATTTTTTCCCTCAGATAGAGTTTATGTAAATATTGATACAAACCAAGTTTGTTGGATATAG
- a CDS encoding TonB family protein, whose protein sequence is MQKKLYIFLLFSFVAIFHFLLLNYEFNKEIELKRKNISHDITDINLVRLEKKQEIISKAEQVRKKQIEEQKQNEVAEKVIKNKKKIIKKKGFKKEKIVKKQIEKNSKDKIDQKELIKKEKENSLEKEHIKLYIGYVRRVIENNKFYPNIAKAMNLQGECLVRLKILNDGKIQDIEFEKKTRYKVLNSSTLKILKNIEKFKAFPKEISREYLTLRLPIKYRLKG, encoded by the coding sequence ATGCAAAAAAAGCTATATATTTTTCTTCTCTTTTCTTTTGTTGCAATATTTCATTTTTTGCTTCTTAATTATGAGTTTAATAAAGAAATTGAATTAAAAAGAAAAAATATTAGCCATGATATTACAGATATAAATCTTGTAAGACTTGAAAAAAAGCAAGAAATTATATCAAAAGCTGAACAAGTTAGAAAAAAGCAAATTGAAGAACAAAAACAAAATGAAGTAGCAGAAAAAGTAATTAAAAACAAAAAAAAGATTATAAAGAAAAAAGGCTTTAAAAAAGAAAAAATAGTAAAAAAACAAATAGAAAAAAATAGTAAAGATAAAATTGACCAAAAAGAGTTAATAAAAAAAGAAAAAGAAAATAGTTTAGAAAAAGAGCATATAAAGCTTTATATAGGATATGTTAGGAGAGTAATAGAAAACAATAAATTTTATCCTAATATTGCAAAGGCAATGAATTTACAAGGTGAGTGCTTAGTAAGATTAAAAATATTAAATGATGGAAAAATTCAAGATATAGAGTTTGAGAAGAAAACAAGATATAAAGTTTTAAATAGTTCCACTTTGAAGATTTTGAAAAATATAGAAAAATTTAAAGCTTTTCCAAAAGAGATTTCAAGAGAATATTTAACTTTACGACTTCCTATTAAATATAGATTAAAAGGTTAA